The following are from one region of the Novosphingobium aureum genome:
- a CDS encoding mechanosensitive ion channel family protein, with translation MKTRLRRAAPTLLIALGLALASLAVPRPSWGASGPASTSEDASQDEAAKDEADTYGRDNPRAMLIGLFEALTANDLPRLVHYMEGEQPGSKASFQRAARLAEAMDRYGKLKARIALSLDPEGDLDDGLPPDREDIGTLELETGPVPIMARRITASEAPTPRAAPLETATDGADGGQGALWLISRESVEAAIAAAPALAPGDDSALHVKERTMLLGAPLSSWALIAGVGLALFIGIVLAFRALCRLIGLEQAGRAHQPGAEIIMALAPPAALIAVYAAIEHFAAPLGAGLAERTAIARYSGIVVGLAAVWLGWRLTGTLSRIAVWRMRAREQMQWIGPLKFAMRMIRLGLVAYAVATLLATFAIDVTAGLAALGVGGLALALGARKAVEDLVGSILVLSDKPVRVGDLCKVNGHTGHVLDIGLRSTRIRTLDRTILAIPNSHFADGEIENLAVRDRFFVDQYFGIPFSAGSTGIMRTLEAARSVIAANPDYIEETCPIRFLGFGDCSYRFRIHAHLHCDSFADGFYRQERLILAVLERLETMGLEVALPAQHLELAGDASRS, from the coding sequence TTGAAGACCCGTTTGCGCCGCGCTGCGCCCACCTTGCTGATTGCCCTTGGCCTCGCCCTCGCCTCGCTCGCCGTTCCGCGGCCATCGTGGGGCGCGAGCGGACCCGCTAGCACTTCTGAAGACGCTTCGCAGGACGAGGCGGCAAAGGACGAAGCCGACACCTATGGCCGGGACAATCCCCGTGCCATGCTTATCGGGCTGTTCGAGGCGCTCACCGCCAACGATCTGCCGCGACTGGTGCATTATATGGAAGGCGAACAGCCCGGCTCGAAGGCCAGCTTCCAGCGGGCGGCGCGGCTGGCGGAGGCGATGGACCGCTACGGCAAACTCAAGGCGCGCATCGCCCTCTCGCTCGATCCCGAAGGCGACCTCGATGACGGGCTGCCTCCCGACCGGGAAGACATCGGCACGCTCGAACTCGAGACCGGACCGGTCCCGATCATGGCCCGCCGTATCACCGCCAGCGAAGCGCCGACGCCGCGCGCTGCCCCGCTCGAGACGGCCACCGACGGGGCGGACGGCGGGCAAGGTGCCTTGTGGCTGATCTCCCGCGAGAGCGTCGAGGCGGCCATCGCTGCTGCCCCTGCGCTCGCACCGGGCGACGACAGCGCCCTACACGTCAAGGAGCGCACCATGCTGCTGGGCGCCCCGCTCTCGAGTTGGGCACTGATCGCCGGTGTCGGCCTGGCCCTGTTCATCGGCATCGTCCTTGCCTTTCGTGCGCTGTGCAGGCTGATCGGGCTGGAACAGGCCGGGCGCGCGCACCAGCCGGGGGCCGAGATCATCATGGCGCTTGCTCCACCCGCCGCGCTGATCGCGGTCTATGCCGCGATCGAGCATTTTGCCGCTCCGCTTGGCGCGGGACTGGCCGAACGCACCGCAATAGCGCGCTATTCGGGGATCGTCGTCGGACTGGCGGCGGTCTGGCTGGGCTGGAGGCTGACCGGGACGCTCTCACGCATCGCCGTGTGGCGCATGCGCGCAAGGGAGCAGATGCAGTGGATCGGCCCGCTCAAGTTCGCGATGCGCATGATCCGCCTGGGCCTCGTTGCCTATGCCGTCGCTACGCTGCTGGCCACGTTCGCGATCGATGTCACTGCAGGGCTCGCGGCGCTGGGCGTGGGCGGCCTGGCGCTGGCTCTGGGCGCGCGCAAGGCGGTCGAGGACCTTGTCGGCAGCATCTTGGTGCTGTCCGACAAGCCGGTGCGCGTGGGCGACTTGTGCAAGGTCAACGGCCATACCGGCCACGTGCTCGACATCGGCCTGCGCTCGACCCGCATCCGCACGCTGGACAGGACCATCCTCGCCATCCCCAACAGCCACTTCGCCGACGGTGAGATCGAGAACCTGGCTGTGCGCGACCGGTTCTTCGTCGACCAGTACTTCGGTATTCCCTTCTCAGCGGGCAGCACTGGCATCATGCGCACGCTCGAGGCGGCGCGATCGGTGATCGCAGCCAATCCCGACTATATCGAGGAGACCTGCCCGATCCGCTTCCTCGGCTTCGGCGACTGCTCCTACCGCTTCCGCATTCATGCGCATCTGCACTGCGATTCCTTCGCCGACGGCTTCTACCGCCAGGAACGGCTGATCCTCGCTGTGCTTGAGCGGCTGGAAACGATGGGGCTCGAAGTCGCCCTCCCCGCCCAGCACCTCGAACTCGCCGGCGACGCCAGTCGCAGCTAA
- a CDS encoding bile acid:sodium symporter codes for MNALLILKLAMVLSIVLILFALSLRAKREDLLYLFTHWRLGLGAFIAMFVVVPALAIFMAKSFDLNPAVKVALVAIAFSPLPPILPGKQLKAGGDGCYITGLLFGATVVSVLVAPFGVALAGSLFHVEAGITPGQVAKPLVMTVILPLLLGLGAAPMLGTARLKVADIASKLGSAILLVVLVVLLVLMFPAIKAVIGEGTLLVLAVLIVGGLIAGYALGGFDRGDRATLALAASTRHPGVAVAIASATFPEAKLAPAAIVLSLLLSTVLCIPFMKRMKMLTANGE; via the coding sequence ATGAACGCCCTACTCATCCTCAAGCTCGCCATGGTGCTCAGCATCGTGCTGATCCTCTTTGCGCTGTCATTGCGCGCGAAGCGCGAGGACCTGCTCTATCTGTTCACGCACTGGCGGCTCGGCCTGGGTGCCTTCATCGCGATGTTCGTGGTGGTACCTGCGCTGGCGATCTTCATGGCCAAGTCCTTCGACCTCAATCCGGCAGTGAAAGTCGCACTTGTCGCGATCGCGTTCTCGCCATTGCCCCCGATCCTGCCGGGCAAGCAACTCAAGGCAGGCGGCGATGGCTGCTACATCACCGGGTTGCTGTTCGGCGCGACCGTGGTTTCGGTACTGGTCGCACCTTTCGGCGTCGCTCTGGCGGGAAGCCTGTTTCACGTCGAGGCCGGGATCACCCCGGGGCAGGTCGCCAAGCCGCTGGTGATGACGGTGATCCTGCCGCTGCTGCTTGGTCTGGGGGCCGCGCCGATGCTGGGCACGGCGCGGCTCAAGGTTGCCGATATCGCCAGCAAGCTGGGATCGGCGATTCTGCTGGTGGTGCTCGTGGTGCTGCTCGTGCTGATGTTCCCCGCCATCAAGGCGGTGATCGGCGAGGGAACGCTGCTGGTGCTTGCGGTCCTCATCGTCGGCGGGCTCATCGCCGGCTATGCGCTTGGCGGTTTCGACCGGGGCGACCGCGCGACGCTGGCACTAGCGGCCTCGACCCGCCATCCCGGTGTTGCCGTGGCAATTGCCTCCGCGACATTTCCCGAAGCCAAGCTCGCGCCGGCGGCGATCGTGCTTTCGCTGCTGCTCTCCACGGTCCTGTGCATTCCATTCATGAAGCGCATGAAGATGCTGACCGCGAACGGCGAATGA
- a CDS encoding DUF2092 domain-containing protein: MTRTGRIPRSFLAIAPFRPRLGAKLGLVLGACALMPFAAAAQEAADTAEEAAPPAAPVIEPEAISALDRMAAALQTLTSFEVKSDVTTDVVLEDGQKIEFGGTLDLEVARPDAFKVVADSDTRTREMYYDGAKFTIYSPKLGFYASFDAPATIGMTLDKARTEFGIEVPLADLFTWGTDQTVRARVKQAMVVRPETITGRTCMHYAFRQEKVDWQVWIEDSGKMLPCKIVITSRVDPAMPQYTAVLHWDIDTPIEKASLAFAPPADAHEIAIEEVDDQEESEQ; this comes from the coding sequence ATGACCCGAACAGGTCGAATTCCCAGGTCGTTCCTCGCAATCGCACCGTTTCGCCCGAGGCTTGGCGCAAAGCTTGGCCTCGTGCTCGGAGCCTGTGCCCTGATGCCGTTTGCGGCTGCGGCGCAGGAGGCCGCGGACACTGCCGAAGAGGCAGCGCCACCCGCCGCGCCTGTAATCGAGCCCGAGGCAATATCCGCGCTCGACCGCATGGCGGCTGCGCTGCAGACCCTCACCAGCTTCGAGGTCAAGTCCGACGTCACCACCGACGTGGTGCTCGAGGACGGGCAGAAGATCGAGTTCGGCGGGACGCTCGACCTCGAGGTCGCCCGGCCCGACGCGTTCAAGGTTGTCGCCGATTCCGACACGCGTACCCGCGAGATGTATTACGACGGGGCGAAGTTCACGATCTATTCCCCCAAGCTCGGCTTCTACGCCAGCTTCGATGCCCCCGCGACGATCGGCATGACGCTGGACAAGGCGCGCACCGAGTTCGGGATCGAGGTGCCGCTTGCGGACCTGTTCACCTGGGGGACCGACCAGACGGTTCGGGCCCGGGTCAAGCAGGCGATGGTGGTCCGGCCCGAGACGATCACCGGGCGCACCTGCATGCATTACGCCTTCCGGCAGGAGAAGGTCGACTGGCAGGTATGGATCGAGGACAGCGGCAAGATGCTGCCGTGCAAGATCGTCATCACCAGCCGCGTCGATCCGGCCATGCCGCAATATACCGCGGTGCTGCATTGGGACATCGATACCCCGATCGAGAAGGCGAGCCTCGCCTTCGCCCCGCCGGCCGATGCGCATGAAATCGCGATCGAGGAAGTCGACGACCAAGAGGAGAGCGAACAATGA
- a CDS encoding YidH family protein codes for MARKSGPPPYYPPEVEPERPGRVRPEPVPPLPKIAPEEKAEASTIFSRFRTGLSRRRTSLSEHRTDLSEFRTDLSEHRTELGMRRTGMAIHRTRMAADRTLMAEIRTSLSMIGFGFTLYQAFRKLAQTGTFESDNAPRNFGLTLILLGMLILVGGIWRHVQFALKLRAMRKALKAQHLIHAETPYPVSISLVVAVGLFVVGLLTVLTITLNLSLFG; via the coding sequence ATGGCAAGAAAGTCCGGACCCCCACCTTATTATCCTCCCGAGGTCGAGCCGGAGAGGCCCGGCCGGGTGCGGCCCGAGCCGGTGCCGCCGCTGCCCAAGATCGCGCCTGAGGAAAAGGCCGAGGCCTCGACCATATTCTCGCGCTTTCGTACCGGCCTGTCGCGCCGGCGCACCTCGCTTTCCGAACACCGCACGGACCTTTCGGAATTCCGTACCGACTTGTCCGAGCACCGCACCGAACTAGGCATGCGCCGCACCGGCATGGCGATCCACCGCACGCGCATGGCGGCAGATCGAACCTTGATGGCCGAGATCCGCACCTCGCTCTCGATGATCGGCTTCGGGTTCACCTTGTACCAGGCCTTTCGAAAACTCGCCCAGACCGGAACCTTCGAAAGCGACAACGCGCCGCGCAACTTCGGGCTGACACTCATCCTGCTGGGAATGCTGATCCTGGTCGGCGGCATCTGGCGCCATGTCCAGTTTGCGCTAAAACTGCGCGCCATGCGCAAGGCCCTCAAGGCCCAGCACCTGATCCACGCGGAAACTCCCTACCCGGTCTCGATCAGCCTTGTCGTCGCCGTCGGCTTGTTCGTGGTCGGACTGCTGACCGTGCTGACGATCACCTTGAACCTGTCGCTCTTCGGCTGA
- a CDS encoding sensor histidine kinase, giving the protein MKARDDERRAIARDLHDVTAQLLLELDFTINAMENDMPGKQHSADSAHEIIARLQQQVRCLTYVLHPPELEDHGLDTALETLALGMAARTGIDISFRSRDYAKGRVPVDMEMALLRVGQEALMNVFKHSGSQRAEMRLHCCKSWMCLRIRDFGLGLRARHAIRSGSGVGINGMKARMAALGGDICVRPLEGGTSVTAVVRMPGLS; this is encoded by the coding sequence ATGAAGGCACGTGACGATGAAAGGCGCGCGATCGCTCGCGACCTGCATGACGTTACCGCCCAGCTCTTGCTCGAACTCGATTTCACCATCAACGCGATGGAGAACGACATGCCCGGCAAGCAGCACAGCGCCGACAGCGCCCACGAGATCATTGCCCGCCTGCAACAGCAGGTGCGCTGCCTGACCTATGTCCTGCACCCGCCCGAACTGGAGGACCACGGCCTTGATACAGCGCTTGAAACGCTGGCGCTCGGCATGGCCGCCCGGACGGGCATCGACATCAGTTTCCGCAGCCGCGACTACGCGAAGGGCCGGGTTCCGGTCGACATGGAGATGGCACTCCTGCGCGTTGGCCAGGAAGCCTTGATGAACGTGTTCAAGCATTCGGGCTCGCAGCGCGCGGAAATGCGATTGCACTGCTGCAAGAGCTGGATGTGCCTGCGCATCCGCGACTTCGGCCTCGGGCTGAGGGCAAGGCACGCAATCCGCAGCGGCTCGGGCGTGGGCATCAATGGCATGAAGGCACGCATGGCGGCGCTGGGCGGCGACATCTGCGTTCGCCCGCTCGAAGGCGGCACCTCGGTCACGGCCGTAGTTCGAATGCCGGGCCTTTCCTGA
- a CDS encoding response regulator — MSSPVRRIILADDHEAIRLGVRSALSVHPDWRVVGEAATGREALELARSVRPDIAIIDYSLPMMNGLELTRAIKKELPRTEVLIFTMHDREDVLAELLSAGARGYLLKSDASKHLISAVEALAMRRPYFSGNVSQTLLDRFIESASKNSNGTALTPREREIVQLIAEGRLNKEVAAILGLSIKTVETHRAAAMHKLDLKTTADLVRYAVRNNIIEP, encoded by the coding sequence ATGAGCAGTCCGGTGCGCCGCATCATCCTTGCCGACGATCACGAGGCCATTCGGCTGGGTGTGCGTTCGGCCTTGTCAGTGCATCCCGACTGGCGCGTGGTCGGCGAAGCCGCGACCGGGCGCGAGGCGCTCGAACTGGCACGCTCGGTGCGGCCCGATATCGCCATCATCGACTATTCGTTGCCGATGATGAACGGTCTCGAACTGACCCGCGCGATCAAGAAGGAACTGCCGCGCACCGAGGTGCTGATCTTCACCATGCACGACCGCGAGGACGTACTGGCCGAACTGCTCTCGGCGGGCGCGCGCGGGTACCTGCTCAAGTCCGATGCCAGCAAGCACCTGATCTCGGCGGTGGAGGCCCTGGCGATGCGCCGGCCCTATTTCTCGGGCAATGTCTCGCAGACCCTGCTCGACCGCTTCATCGAATCCGCTAGCAAGAATTCCAACGGCACGGCGCTGACCCCGCGAGAGCGCGAGATCGTCCAGCTCATTGCCGAGGGACGTCTCAACAAGGAGGTCGCGGCGATACTGGGGCTGTCGATCAAGACGGTCGAAACGCACCGCGCCGCAGCCATGCACAAGCTCGATCTCAAGACGACCGCCGACCTCGTGCGCTATGCGGTACGCAACAATATCATAGAACCGTGA
- a CDS encoding arylsulfatase produces the protein MATKKKPNILVIWGDDIGWQNVSAYGLGTMGYTTPNIDSIGYGGIRFTDHYAQPSCTAGRASFITGQYPIRSGMVTVGQPGEPLGLQTASPCLAEVLKAAGYRTGHFGKSHLGDRNEHLPTNHGFDEFFGNLYHLNVSEEDQQRDYQAFAKAYSGSLEEYEKKFGARGVLHTWAIDEDDPTEDPRFGKVGKQKIEDTGPLHQERMHEIDEKEFIPPALEFMKNAKDADEPFFVWLNTSRMHLYTRLNDKWRYAAEKYSSEADLHGSGMMQHDHDVGIVLDFLKEMGLEEDTIVWYSTDNGPEHSSWPHGATTPWRGEKMTTYEGGIRVISMLKWPGVIEPMQLKNGIQCHQDMFTTLAVAAGIEDVNEKVMAEKQQYIDGVNNLPYWKGESEDSARNHLFFYNESKLAALRMGPWKWHFSTTEDYYGTITGRSKPLVFNIRMDPFESYDNSDSYGHLIQKVSWQTGPLGELMKEHLMTLAQYPPVQGGKSFDMSNVVEQFMSKGHD, from the coding sequence ATGGCCACGAAGAAGAAGCCCAATATCCTAGTGATCTGGGGCGATGACATCGGTTGGCAGAACGTGAGCGCCTATGGCCTTGGCACGATGGGCTACACTACGCCCAACATCGATTCCATCGGCTATGGCGGCATCCGCTTCACCGACCATTACGCACAGCCTTCGTGCACCGCGGGCCGCGCCTCGTTCATCACCGGCCAGTACCCGATCCGCTCGGGCATGGTGACCGTCGGACAGCCGGGCGAGCCGCTCGGCCTGCAGACCGCCTCGCCTTGCCTCGCCGAGGTACTCAAGGCGGCGGGCTACCGCACCGGCCACTTCGGCAAGTCGCACCTCGGCGATCGCAACGAGCACCTGCCGACCAACCACGGCTTCGACGAGTTCTTCGGCAACCTCTACCATCTCAACGTTTCGGAAGAGGACCAGCAGCGCGACTATCAGGCCTTCGCCAAGGCCTATTCAGGCAGCCTCGAGGAATACGAGAAGAAGTTCGGTGCGCGCGGCGTGCTCCACACCTGGGCCATTGACGAGGACGATCCGACCGAGGATCCGCGCTTCGGCAAGGTCGGCAAGCAGAAGATCGAGGACACCGGTCCACTCCATCAGGAGCGCATGCACGAGATCGACGAGAAGGAATTCATTCCACCTGCGCTCGAATTCATGAAGAACGCGAAGGACGCGGACGAGCCTTTCTTCGTGTGGCTCAACACCAGCCGCATGCACCTCTACACCCGCCTCAACGACAAGTGGCGCTATGCCGCCGAGAAGTACTCGTCGGAGGCCGACCTGCACGGCTCGGGCATGATGCAGCACGACCACGACGTCGGCATCGTGCTCGATTTCCTGAAGGAGATGGGCCTCGAGGAAGACACGATCGTCTGGTACTCGACCGACAACGGCCCCGAGCACTCGTCCTGGCCGCACGGCGCGACCACACCCTGGCGCGGCGAGAAGATGACCACCTACGAGGGCGGCATCCGCGTTATCTCGATGTTGAAATGGCCCGGCGTGATCGAGCCGATGCAGCTCAAGAACGGCATCCAGTGCCACCAGGACATGTTCACCACGCTCGCGGTCGCTGCCGGGATCGAGGACGTGAACGAGAAGGTCATGGCCGAGAAGCAGCAGTACATCGACGGGGTCAACAACCTGCCCTACTGGAAGGGCGAGAGCGAGGACTCGGCGCGCAACCACCTGTTCTTCTACAACGAATCCAAGCTGGCAGCGCTGCGCATGGGCCCGTGGAAGTGGCACTTCTCAACCACCGAGGACTACTATGGGACGATCACCGGGCGCTCCAAGCCGCTGGTCTTCAACATCCGCATGGACCCCTTCGAGAGCTACGACAATTCGGACAGCTACGGCCACCTCATCCAGAAGGTCTCGTGGCAGACCGGCCCGCTGGGCGAGCTGATGAAGGAACACCTGATGACGCTGGCCCAGTATCCTCCGGTCCAGGGCGGCAAGAGCTTCGACATGTCCAATGTCGTCGAGCAATTCATGAGCAAGGGCCACGATTGA
- a CDS encoding TonB-dependent receptor yields MSSINRSSAFGVAGKGLLASISLAALGIAMPAAAQETAAEASAASDAAAAASANTIVVSATRRSDATITDTALSITAFSGEQLERLAVNDISDLRVLDPSVNIQSYGAAQNKIILRGITSNVGATSAMYLNESAVLGGQAGNILGDGKPGLRLHDIERVEVLKGPQGTLFGTSSMAGTLRIITKKPDLYNWGGSVGMDLAAVDDGNPLAQGNATINAPIVEGVFGLRVTGWAETGGGFIDQLVNDTTYYKDANDRYVRGVRAEALLQVTEDFSLLGSFTHQRIDVDGSQAFQMANEDYLNTSPTREVFKDKYTLASLTADYKMDFGSIIASVNYTDQNVRNPKDSTPTNELYGLFADLSFVPRVWFEDVNTELRFLSDFDGPFQIVAGGYYEHTKSHTQTNAIQAPDSVPVCWSYDECRPYVQPGWGNSVYEFGTDTERTIDQFAFYGQVDYTMFDTLTATVGLRYFEADIRDVVTNLQTIYPDFIFGQVTTPSVTGDNKGTNSNTSYNFALLWEATPDVSLYARAASGYRIGGVNTATSLAQEAGVIFPGTFGPDSLWSYELGAKGYLFGGALFFDLTGYHVDWTDQQLSASAAGSFAYTINAGKTTSDGVELNLTLTPMQGLSLNGSVTYVDSKLAEDLPADVLDAGTIGLEGDRVPLSPQWSGGANADYEFGLSDSLSGFFGGNVVYRGSSRSSFNDQNQFNTLLPSYWLVGASAGVRGDGWEASLYAKNLGNELAVLGVNDSIDGVRLYPVQPRTIGVRFTGQF; encoded by the coding sequence ATGAGCTCAATCAATCGATCGTCCGCTTTCGGTGTCGCCGGCAAGGGGCTTCTGGCCTCGATCTCGCTTGCTGCCCTTGGTATCGCCATGCCCGCAGCAGCGCAGGAAACGGCCGCCGAGGCCAGTGCAGCCAGCGATGCCGCTGCAGCGGCCAGCGCCAACACCATCGTCGTCAGTGCGACGCGCCGCAGCGATGCGACGATCACCGATACCGCGCTTTCGATCACGGCTTTTTCGGGCGAACAGCTCGAACGCCTCGCGGTCAACGACATCTCGGACCTGCGCGTTCTCGACCCCTCGGTGAACATCCAGAGCTACGGCGCGGCGCAGAACAAGATCATCCTGCGCGGCATCACCTCCAACGTCGGCGCGACCTCGGCGATGTACCTCAACGAATCCGCGGTACTGGGCGGGCAGGCCGGCAACATCCTGGGCGATGGCAAGCCGGGCCTGCGCCTTCACGACATCGAGCGTGTCGAAGTGCTCAAGGGGCCGCAGGGCACCTTGTTCGGCACCAGCTCCATGGCTGGTACCCTGCGTATCATCACGAAGAAGCCCGACCTCTACAACTGGGGCGGCAGCGTGGGCATGGACCTTGCCGCCGTCGATGACGGCAATCCGCTCGCGCAGGGCAATGCCACCATCAATGCCCCGATCGTCGAGGGCGTGTTCGGCCTGCGCGTGACCGGCTGGGCCGAGACTGGCGGCGGTTTCATCGACCAGCTGGTCAACGACACCACGTATTACAAGGACGCCAACGACCGCTACGTGCGCGGTGTGCGCGCCGAGGCGCTGCTGCAGGTGACCGAGGACTTCTCGCTGCTGGGCTCGTTCACGCACCAGCGCATCGACGTCGATGGTTCGCAGGCGTTCCAGATGGCCAACGAGGACTACCTTAACACCTCGCCCACGCGAGAGGTGTTCAAGGACAAGTATACGCTGGCCTCGCTGACCGCCGATTACAAGATGGACTTCGGCTCGATCATCGCGAGCGTCAACTATACCGACCAGAACGTACGCAATCCCAAGGATTCCACGCCGACCAACGAGCTTTACGGTCTGTTCGCCGACCTCAGCTTCGTACCGCGCGTGTGGTTCGAGGACGTCAACACCGAGCTGCGCTTCCTGTCTGACTTCGACGGCCCGTTCCAGATTGTCGCCGGCGGTTACTACGAGCACACCAAGAGCCACACCCAGACCAACGCCATTCAGGCGCCGGACTCGGTGCCGGTCTGCTGGAGCTATGACGAGTGCCGTCCCTACGTACAGCCGGGCTGGGGTAACAGCGTCTACGAGTTCGGTACCGATACCGAGCGCACGATCGACCAGTTCGCCTTCTATGGTCAGGTCGACTACACCATGTTCGACACGCTCACCGCGACCGTTGGCCTGCGCTACTTCGAGGCCGACATCCGCGACGTGGTGACCAACCTGCAGACGATCTATCCCGATTTCATCTTCGGTCAGGTCACCACGCCCAGCGTCACCGGGGACAACAAGGGTACCAACAGCAACACCAGCTACAACTTCGCGCTCTTGTGGGAAGCGACCCCTGACGTGAGCCTCTATGCCCGTGCCGCTTCGGGCTATCGCATCGGCGGCGTCAACACCGCGACCTCGCTTGCGCAGGAAGCCGGCGTGATCTTCCCGGGCACTTTCGGTCCGGATAGCCTGTGGAGCTACGAACTGGGTGCCAAGGGCTATCTGTTCGGCGGCGCGCTGTTCTTCGACCTGACCGGCTATCATGTCGACTGGACCGACCAGCAGCTTTCGGCCAGCGCTGCGGGCTCGTTTGCCTATACCATCAATGCTGGCAAGACGACTTCGGACGGTGTCGAGCTGAACCTGACGCTGACCCCGATGCAGGGGCTTTCGCTCAACGGCTCGGTTACTTACGTCGATTCCAAGCTTGCCGAGGACCTGCCCGCCGACGTGCTCGATGCCGGAACGATCGGTCTCGAAGGCGACCGTGTGCCGCTCTCGCCGCAGTGGTCGGGCGGCGCCAACGCCGATTATGAGTTCGGCCTCAGTGACAGCCTGTCGGGCTTCTTCGGCGGCAATGTCGTCTATCGCGGCTCCAGCCGTTCGAGCTTCAACGACCAGAACCAGTTCAACACGCTGCTGCCGAGCTACTGGCTGGTCGGTGCCAGTGCGGGCGTTCGCGGTGACGGTTGGGAGGCGAGTCTCTACGCCAAGAATCTGGGCAACGAGCTCGCGGTTCTGGGCGTCAACGACTCGATCGACGGCGTTCGTCTTTACCCGGTGCAGCCGCGCACCATCGGGGTGCGCTTCACCGGGCAGTTCTGA
- a CDS encoding LLM class flavin-dependent oxidoreductase, with the protein MKFGFFNLMPWPHYPEPPKVYPTPNRDYDPQIGRELYNDYIDLLVHAEATGFDWIACNEHHFSPYGTMANCNLIGSILARETKTIGLAMVGNLLPLSNPVRVAEEYAMIDVMSGGRLIAGFMRGVPHEYIAYNSPPGESRARQKEAAQLVRKCWSEPEPFGWEGEYYQFRSISIWPRPIQSSPKVLMSASNIESAAIAAESKAIMGMGLIHNLDVARDNVETYYRTAEENGWQASPDDILMGASTCIAETDEEARRIFSEALDYFHDTLMKPTYDALKLVARAGYFNKAQAGSSYDNRLDKVVSKKTIDEMIEGGSIFCGSPKSVADQITRFKEKLGCGRINLSMQIGNLPVDAVRRGMDLFHAEVLPQVRDL; encoded by the coding sequence GTGAAGTTCGGTTTCTTCAACCTCATGCCCTGGCCGCACTATCCCGAGCCGCCCAAGGTCTATCCCACACCCAACCGCGACTACGATCCGCAGATCGGGCGCGAGCTTTACAACGACTACATCGACCTGCTGGTCCACGCCGAAGCCACCGGCTTCGACTGGATCGCCTGCAACGAGCACCATTTCAGCCCTTACGGCACGATGGCCAATTGCAACCTGATCGGCTCGATTCTCGCCCGCGAGACCAAGACCATCGGCCTTGCCATGGTCGGCAACCTGCTGCCGCTCTCAAATCCGGTGCGCGTCGCGGAGGAATACGCGATGATCGACGTGATGAGCGGCGGTCGCCTGATCGCCGGCTTCATGCGCGGCGTGCCGCACGAGTACATCGCCTACAACTCGCCCCCCGGAGAATCGCGGGCCCGCCAGAAGGAAGCCGCACAGCTGGTACGCAAGTGCTGGTCCGAGCCCGAACCCTTTGGCTGGGAGGGCGAGTACTACCAGTTCCGCTCGATCTCGATCTGGCCGCGCCCGATCCAGTCCAGCCCCAAGGTGCTGATGTCGGCCAGCAACATCGAATCCGCCGCGATCGCCGCCGAAAGCAAGGCGATCATGGGGATGGGCCTGATCCACAATCTCGACGTCGCACGCGACAACGTCGAGACCTACTACCGCACGGCCGAGGAAAACGGCTGGCAAGCCAGCCCGGACGACATCCTCATGGGTGCCAGCACCTGCATCGCCGAGACCGACGAGGAAGCACGCCGCATCTTCTCCGAGGCGCTCGACTACTTCCACGACACCTTGATGAAGCCGACCTACGACGCGCTCAAGCTCGTCGCGCGCGCGGGCTACTTCAACAAGGCGCAGGCCGGCTCGAGCTATGACAACCGTCTCGACAAAGTCGTCTCGAAGAAGACCATCGACGAGATGATCGAGGGCGGCTCGATCTTCTGCGGCAGCCCGAAGAGCGTCGCCGACCAGATCACCCGCTTCAAGGAGAAGCTGGGCTGCGGCCGCATCAACCTGAGCATGCAGATCGGCAACCTGCCGGTCGATGCCGTCCGTCGCGGCATGGACCTGTTCCATGCCGAAGTCCTGCCCCAGGTAAGGGACCTTTGA